A single Endozoicomonas sp. NE40 DNA region contains:
- a CDS encoding LysR family transcriptional regulator has protein sequence MTRISIPMGQIGDYEIKQLKIFKTVVDCGGFSAAETELNISRSTISIHISNLESRLNLSLCRRGRAGFSMTNEGAVVYDATIKLLGELEDFRSTINSLDTSMTGKLNLVFSDAISLDNRAAIPRAIERFSQHASEVHITAEVARMTEIERMVMNEEADVGFIPYHRSLDGMNYKRLYTDICYLYCSEGNALFSLDSNELTDELINTTPAVHAGFKAHDNINIHLARMNQKATAYSYESRLSLILSSKFIGFLPEHYARTYLDSGQLKAIDQSNKYYKLDIMAITRNTSAINKVRDRFMQVLQSVC, from the coding sequence ATGACAAGAATCTCTATTCCGATGGGGCAGATCGGTGATTACGAGATCAAACAGCTGAAAATTTTTAAGACTGTTGTAGACTGCGGTGGTTTTTCCGCTGCAGAGACAGAACTCAATATCAGCCGTTCCACCATCAGCATTCATATTTCCAATCTGGAGTCACGCCTTAATCTCTCTCTTTGTCGCCGAGGTCGGGCCGGTTTTTCTATGACCAATGAGGGAGCCGTGGTTTACGACGCCACCATTAAATTACTGGGAGAACTGGAAGACTTTCGGAGTACTATAAATAGTCTGGATACCAGTATGACCGGCAAGCTGAACCTGGTATTCAGTGATGCCATCAGTCTGGATAACCGCGCAGCCATACCCCGAGCTATTGAGCGCTTCTCGCAGCACGCCAGTGAGGTTCACATAACCGCTGAAGTAGCCCGAATGACCGAGATCGAACGCATGGTGATGAATGAAGAGGCTGATGTCGGCTTTATACCCTATCATCGCAGTCTGGATGGTATGAACTATAAACGCTTGTATACCGATATTTGTTATCTTTACTGCTCCGAAGGTAATGCATTGTTTTCTCTGGATAGCAATGAACTGACAGACGAACTGATAAATACGACTCCTGCTGTTCATGCGGGATTCAAGGCTCACGACAATATCAATATACACCTGGCCAGGATGAATCAGAAAGCAACTGCTTACAGTTATGAATCCCGGCTGTCCCTGATTCTCTCATCAAAGTTCATTGGCTTTCTGCCTGAGCACTATGCCAGAACCTATCTGGATTCCGGACAACTGAAAGCCATCGATCAAAGCAATAAATATTACAAGCTGGATATTATGGCTATTACCCGTAACACTTCAGCAATCAATAAAGTCAGGGATCGTTTTATGCAGGTGCTACAGAGCGTTTGTTAA
- the glaH gene encoding glutarate dioxygenase GlaH, which yields MTAAASVVRYEGFTVSNHPENPRVQVVTLDKAIIDRFEKISTKWNVQALEYKPFNRFAVADALDKCCEYQLGKFLVGTMEERDTGAFLLEGDEAAKKALVDSEEQRDSFVKLSTAISHLIGLPNFDAMYGKYYARFTVTNDDNSDSYLRQAHRRMELHNDGTYVNERTDFVLMMKMAEENMEMGDSLLLHVDDWQELDKFYNHPLARQDIRWSAPPSKNVGYSIEHPVFFEEDKNGKPHMLFIDQFAQPENTQQGLYLYEMGESLESDKNCSNISVNVGSMLVIQNHCWLHGRDKFVAHPGLKRELLRQRGHFTR from the coding sequence ATGACTGCAGCCGCCAGTGTTGTGCGCTACGAAGGATTTACTGTCAGCAACCATCCTGAAAACCCACGGGTTCAAGTGGTCACTCTGGATAAAGCTATCATTGACCGCTTTGAAAAGATATCAACCAAATGGAACGTTCAGGCTCTGGAGTATAAACCTTTCAATCGTTTTGCTGTTGCTGATGCTTTGGACAAGTGTTGTGAATACCAGTTGGGTAAATTTCTGGTAGGTACTATGGAAGAACGCGATACGGGCGCTTTTCTGTTGGAAGGTGATGAGGCCGCAAAAAAAGCCCTGGTGGACAGTGAAGAACAGCGGGATAGTTTTGTAAAACTGTCGACAGCAATTTCCCACCTGATCGGCTTGCCTAACTTTGATGCTATGTATGGCAAATACTATGCACGTTTTACTGTTACCAATGATGATAACAGCGACAGTTACCTGCGACAGGCGCACCGCCGCATGGAGCTTCACAATGATGGCACTTATGTTAATGAGCGCACCGACTTCGTACTGATGATGAAGATGGCTGAAGAAAATATGGAGATGGGCGACTCTTTGCTGCTACATGTTGATGACTGGCAAGAGCTTGATAAGTTCTATAACCATCCGTTAGCCAGGCAGGATATTCGCTGGTCTGCACCTCCCAGCAAGAATGTTGGCTATTCTATCGAGCACCCTGTCTTCTTTGAAGAAGACAAAAACGGCAAACCGCACATGCTGTTCATTGACCAGTTTGCCCAGCCGGAAAATACGCAACAGGGACTCTATCTGTATGAAATGGGTGAGTCTCTGGAAAGTGATAAAAACTGCAGTAATATCAGTGTCAATGTTGGCTCTATGCTAGTGATTCAGAATCATTGCTGGTTACATGGTCGTGACAAGTTCGTTGCACATCCGGGCCTGAAACGTGAGCTGCTGCGCCAGCGTGGTCATTTTACCCGTTAA
- a CDS encoding TRAP transporter small permease subunit — protein sequence MFKTLIQACCIPINRLVYCTGLSASLLMPLLALTVAFEVFSRYVLNNPTIWAYDVSLFLFGYVAALTGALAQQKRSHIIVDVLYLTVPDRIKALFNLLTFSLAIFFLVIVMYMSLGKFQEAVEFNYRRQSEWAPSMAHFWVMMMVASGMFVLQFFSDLLQSGYFLVTGQTLLDNEDSGASTENEVKGEEA from the coding sequence ATGTTCAAGACGCTGATCCAGGCCTGCTGTATACCTATCAATCGGCTGGTGTATTGCACAGGTCTGTCCGCTTCTTTGTTAATGCCACTGCTGGCGTTAACGGTCGCATTCGAAGTCTTTTCCCGGTATGTGCTTAACAATCCAACCATCTGGGCTTATGACGTTTCCCTGTTTTTATTTGGTTATGTAGCTGCGTTAACAGGAGCGCTGGCTCAGCAGAAACGCTCTCATATTATTGTCGATGTACTCTATTTGACCGTTCCAGATCGTATAAAAGCATTGTTTAATCTCCTGACTTTTTCACTGGCGATATTTTTCCTTGTCATTGTTATGTACATGAGCCTCGGTAAATTCCAGGAAGCAGTGGAGTTCAATTACCGTCGCCAGTCTGAATGGGCACCTTCCATGGCCCACTTCTGGGTAATGATGATGGTGGCCAGTGGCATGTTCGTACTGCAATTTTTCAGCGATCTGCTGCAGAGCGGGTATTTCCTGGTGACAGGTCAGACACTATTGGACAATGAAGATTCAGGCGCCTCTACAGAGAATGAAGTAAAAGGAGAAGAGGCATGA
- a CDS encoding TRAP transporter large permease: protein MSIEVLTLLLLVCILVSFALGAPVGLALGGIAMAVGYLTWGEGIFTLIPTTIESNFFSFILLAIPLYIYMGQLLTRSGIGDAMFNASQMLIGRIRGSLAISVIGVCSMIGAMVGIIGAGIMTSGSIALKPMLDRGYDKRLALGVIMAGGGLGILIPPSIPMIMYSATTQNSVGRMFIAAIVPALISITLLVAYVIISCKLNPKKAPLDTGDERQMSGKEKLRTARDGFFSLLLIVAVLGSIITGIATPTESGAIGVVGAILLAILFKRFRFRMFQSAGFETALLVSAAMWIILGASIFSNFHMLSGVQTMVAQFAQDLGLPPIGVIILMQVIMLLLGFIIDELIIVLMCAPLFTPIVVSLGYDPIWFGILMILNIEIAVQTPPYGFALFYLKGIAPPGVTMMDIYKSITPFILLKLLVLFICMLFPEIVLWLPDKIMGVRG, encoded by the coding sequence ATGAGTATTGAAGTTCTGACTCTGCTGTTACTGGTCTGTATCCTGGTCAGTTTTGCCCTTGGAGCTCCGGTGGGACTGGCGTTGGGTGGCATTGCCATGGCTGTTGGCTATTTAACCTGGGGAGAAGGGATTTTTACCCTGATACCTACGACCATTGAGAGCAACTTCTTCAGCTTTATTCTGCTGGCTATTCCTCTTTACATCTATATGGGGCAGCTATTGACCCGTTCGGGTATCGGGGATGCCATGTTTAATGCCAGCCAGATGTTGATAGGCCGTATTCGCGGCTCACTGGCTATCAGTGTTATCGGTGTTTGCTCCATGATTGGTGCAATGGTGGGAATTATCGGTGCAGGCATCATGACATCGGGCAGTATTGCCCTGAAACCCATGCTGGATCGCGGTTATGACAAGCGGCTGGCTCTGGGTGTAATCATGGCCGGTGGGGGACTGGGCATTCTGATTCCTCCCAGTATTCCAATGATCATGTACTCTGCGACTACCCAGAATTCCGTGGGACGAATGTTTATTGCAGCTATCGTACCCGCCCTGATTTCAATCACCTTGCTGGTGGCTTATGTCATCATCAGCTGCAAGCTGAACCCTAAGAAAGCACCACTGGATACGGGTGATGAACGGCAAATGTCAGGTAAAGAAAAGCTGAGAACAGCTCGTGATGGTTTCTTTTCTCTGTTACTGATCGTGGCTGTACTGGGCTCTATTATCACGGGTATTGCGACACCTACCGAGTCAGGAGCAATAGGTGTAGTTGGCGCCATTTTGCTGGCTATTCTGTTTAAACGATTCAGGTTCAGGATGTTTCAATCAGCAGGTTTTGAAACAGCTTTGCTGGTCAGCGCTGCCATGTGGATTATTCTTGGCGCCTCGATCTTCAGTAATTTTCACATGCTCAGTGGTGTGCAGACCATGGTGGCGCAGTTTGCCCAGGATCTGGGTTTGCCACCTATTGGCGTCATCATTCTGATGCAGGTCATCATGCTACTGCTTGGCTTTATCATTGATGAGCTGATTATTGTATTGATGTGTGCGCCATTATTCACGCCGATTGTCGTCTCATTGGGCTATGATCCGATCTGGTTCGGTATTCTGATGATTCTCAATATTGAGATTGCTGTTCAGACACCACCATACGGTTTTGCACTCTTCTACTTGAAAGGTATAGCACCACCGGGAGTAACTATGATGGATATTTATAAATCCATTACTCCATTTATTCTGCTGAAGCTGCTGGTTCTGTTTATTTGTATGCTGTTTCCCGAAATAGTGCTCTGGCTGCCCGACAAAATTATGGGGGTAAGGGGTTAG
- a CDS encoding TRAP transporter substrate-binding protein — MFSSPVKMKKVLKKAITGCTLVASAFMAMVPNAFSAEHNWRFANLYSRGTAYGEVYQNFANNIETMSGGRIKVQMMYAGEGVGQTGILGAVKSGLITMGAPFQAMHAGEFPPGVVEVGLPGTTDDVGELSALFHEKGWNKILTEAYGKQNMVWLEPYIQLPVYILTKKPINSIEDFKGMKIRAPGAYGKFLRNLGASPASLSWSEIYTSLATGVIDGSIGSNLIDHRDGNHAEVAKYMYPLPVAGAQTLPIVVNKNAWNKLSPELQAIVRTASAAHAREQMTKSRLWESQAVADMEKKGMKWSPEPSKEDVAAWNAAAESLWSEYANADKYSKELVQILQN; from the coding sequence ATGTTTTCATCTCCCGTCAAGATGAAGAAAGTGCTGAAAAAAGCCATTACCGGATGCACTCTGGTAGCTTCAGCCTTCATGGCGATGGTTCCTAATGCGTTTTCTGCTGAACATAACTGGCGTTTTGCCAACCTCTACTCGAGAGGAACTGCTTACGGTGAGGTTTATCAAAACTTTGCCAACAATATCGAAACCATGTCGGGTGGCCGCATCAAGGTTCAGATGATGTATGCCGGTGAAGGAGTGGGGCAGACAGGTATTCTCGGAGCTGTGAAATCTGGTCTGATAACCATGGGGGCTCCTTTTCAGGCCATGCACGCCGGTGAATTTCCACCAGGTGTCGTAGAGGTGGGCTTGCCAGGCACTACTGATGATGTTGGTGAGCTTAGTGCCCTGTTCCATGAGAAAGGCTGGAACAAGATACTGACAGAAGCCTACGGCAAACAAAATATGGTCTGGCTGGAACCTTACATTCAACTGCCAGTTTATATACTGACCAAAAAGCCCATCAATTCAATCGAAGACTTCAAGGGCATGAAGATCCGTGCGCCGGGTGCGTATGGCAAATTCCTCCGAAACCTCGGGGCTTCCCCGGCTTCATTATCCTGGAGTGAAATTTATACCAGTCTGGCCACTGGTGTAATCGACGGTTCTATAGGCAGCAACCTGATTGACCACCGTGACGGCAACCATGCAGAAGTGGCTAAGTATATGTACCCCCTGCCTGTTGCCGGTGCCCAGACACTGCCTATTGTGGTTAACAAGAACGCCTGGAATAAACTGTCTCCGGAACTGCAGGCCATTGTTCGAACTGCCAGTGCTGCCCACGCTCGCGAGCAGATGACAAAATCTCGCCTCTGGGAGTCTCAGGCAGTTGCTGATATGGAGAAAAAGGGTATGAAGTGGAGTCCTGAACCAAGCAAAGAAGACGTTGCTGCCTGGAATGCGGCCGCTGAATCTCTTTGGTCTGAATATGCTAATGCTGACAAGTACAGCAAGGAGCTGGTGCAGATACTTCAGAACTAA
- a CDS encoding ribonucleoside triphosphate reductase codes for MTDTPATIPLAFPEQSQPFLKQVRKRDGSIVVFDAKKVRTAIDSAGQATGEYDAAESERIASKLLTLISFRFSDKTIPTVEQIQDLAEQVLVTEGHFETARAYIVYREKHKVLRNDSRTMLDVEASMSEYLDRSDWRVKANANQGYSLGGLILNVAGKVTANYWLSHVYEPSIGEAHREGDLHIHDLDMLSGYCAGWSLRTLLHEGFNGVPGRVEAAPPKHLSAAIGQMVNFLGTLQNEWAGAQAFSSFDTYLAPFIRKDNLSYRAVKQCVQEFIYNLNAPSRWGTQTPFTNITLDWVCPQDLQDQVPVIAGEEMPFSYGELQDEMALINRAYIEVMMDGDAKGRVFTFPIPTYNITPEFDWNSPNTDLLFEMTAKYGLPYFQNFLNSDLTPNMVRSMCCRLQLDLRELLKRGNGLFGSAEQTGSLGVVTINCARLGYRHKNDKASLYQQLDYLMELAKNSLELKRKVIQRHIDDGLFPYTRRYLGTLRNHFSTIGVNGINEMIRNFTGDAEDITTPAGHKMAVDLLDHIREKMQAFQEETGHLYNLEATPAEGTTYRMAKEDRKRFPDILQAGTPDKPYYTNSSQLPVGYTDDPFAALDAQDELQCKYTGGTVLHLYMSERISSIEACKKLVRRSLENYRLPYITITPTFSICLHHGYLSGEHEFCPHCDEENKPVTLDDNERQRCEVWTRVMGYHRPVSAFNPGKHQEHDDRLHFQEQGMKNKAAKRASITESEIAC; via the coding sequence ATGACTGACACGCCCGCCACAATCCCTCTGGCATTCCCGGAACAATCCCAGCCTTTTCTCAAACAGGTTCGCAAGCGTGACGGCAGTATCGTGGTTTTTGATGCAAAAAAAGTCAGAACCGCCATTGACAGTGCCGGTCAGGCCACCGGTGAATATGATGCCGCAGAATCTGAGCGTATTGCCTCCAAATTACTCACTCTGATCAGTTTTCGCTTCAGTGATAAAACCATTCCTACGGTAGAACAAATTCAGGATCTGGCAGAACAAGTGCTGGTGACGGAAGGGCATTTTGAAACAGCCCGTGCCTATATTGTTTATCGGGAAAAGCACAAAGTGCTCAGGAATGACAGCCGCACAATGCTGGATGTGGAAGCCTCCATGTCGGAATATCTTGATCGCAGCGACTGGAGAGTCAAAGCTAATGCCAATCAGGGGTATTCTCTGGGGGGACTTATCCTGAATGTCGCGGGTAAGGTGACTGCCAACTACTGGCTAAGCCACGTTTACGAACCCTCTATTGGCGAGGCTCACAGAGAAGGCGACCTTCATATTCACGATCTGGATATGCTGTCCGGATATTGTGCTGGCTGGTCTCTTCGAACCTTGCTGCATGAAGGTTTTAATGGGGTTCCGGGTCGGGTGGAAGCAGCACCCCCAAAACATTTGTCAGCAGCCATTGGCCAGATGGTAAACTTCCTTGGCACCCTTCAAAATGAGTGGGCGGGAGCCCAGGCATTCAGTTCATTTGATACTTATCTGGCCCCCTTCATCCGCAAGGACAATTTATCGTACCGCGCTGTTAAACAGTGTGTTCAGGAATTCATTTATAATCTGAATGCGCCCTCCCGCTGGGGAACCCAGACCCCTTTCACCAATATTACTCTCGACTGGGTGTGTCCACAGGATTTGCAGGATCAGGTTCCGGTGATTGCCGGTGAAGAGATGCCGTTCAGCTATGGCGAACTTCAGGATGAAATGGCGTTAATCAACCGTGCTTATATTGAAGTAATGATGGATGGGGATGCCAAAGGGCGGGTCTTTACCTTTCCTATTCCCACTTACAATATTACGCCCGAGTTTGACTGGAACAGCCCCAACACCGACCTTTTGTTTGAAATGACTGCAAAATACGGTTTGCCTTACTTCCAGAACTTTTTAAATTCCGACCTTACCCCTAACATGGTGCGCTCCATGTGTTGCCGTCTGCAGTTGGATTTGCGGGAATTACTCAAACGTGGCAATGGATTATTTGGTTCGGCCGAACAGACCGGTTCCCTTGGGGTTGTGACGATTAACTGCGCACGGCTGGGGTATCGCCATAAAAACGACAAGGCCAGCCTTTATCAACAGCTGGATTATTTGATGGAACTGGCGAAGAACAGTCTGGAACTCAAACGAAAAGTCATACAACGGCACATTGATGACGGTTTATTCCCTTACACCAGGCGGTATCTGGGTACGCTCCGGAATCACTTCTCTACCATCGGTGTCAATGGCATTAATGAAATGATTCGCAATTTTACCGGCGATGCCGAGGATATCACCACGCCTGCCGGACATAAAATGGCGGTGGACTTACTGGATCACATTCGGGAAAAAATGCAGGCATTTCAGGAGGAAACCGGCCACCTTTATAATCTTGAGGCGACACCGGCTGAAGGCACCACATACCGAATGGCAAAGGAAGACCGTAAACGGTTCCCGGATATTTTACAGGCTGGTACGCCGGACAAGCCTTATTACACCAACTCATCCCAGCTCCCGGTTGGCTACACCGACGACCCCTTTGCCGCTCTGGATGCCCAGGATGAATTGCAGTGCAAGTATACTGGTGGCACGGTTTTGCACCTTTACATGTCCGAGCGCATTTCCTCCATTGAAGCCTGTAAAAAGCTGGTTCGCCGGAGTCTGGAAAATTACCGGCTGCCTTATATTACAATAACGCCTACCTTTTCTATCTGCCTCCATCATGGTTATCTGTCTGGTGAGCATGAATTCTGCCCCCACTGTGATGAGGAAAACAAACCCGTCACACTGGACGACAATGAACGTCAGCGTTGCGAAGTCTGGACCCGGGTAATGGGCTACCACCGTCCTGTATCAGCTTTCAATCCCGGCAAGCATCAGGAGCATGATGACCGGCTGCACTTTCAGGAGCAGGGTATGAAAAACAAAGCCGCGAAAAGGGCTTCTATAACAGAAAGCGAAATTGCCTGCTGA
- the lhgO gene encoding L-2-hydroxyglutarate oxidase, whose product MEKVYDYIIVGGGIIGISTAWQLQQRNPDKTILVLEKENGLSQHQTGHNSGVIHAGVYYAPGSLKAEFCKAGVDATINFCKKHDIPVENCGKLLVATNLLEMERMQALYERCTANAIEVELLTAEQLKEAEANIVGLGAIRVKTTSIVNYRRVTEKMAEEFVDAGGELSMQTEVTGITESPLTVTVQALRRGQPVSFKSHFLVSCSGLMADRVTKMLGIETDFQIIPYRGEYYRLSAKHNQVVNHLIYPIPDPELPFLGVHLTRMIDGSVTVGPNAVQGWKREGYGKINIDLKDIWDMLRFPGFWKATLANLKKGLIETRNSWWKPGYLKLVNKYCPMIRLEDLEPYPAGIRAQAVLKDGTLIHDFLFAESKRSLHVCNAPSPAATSAIPIGNHICDKIDERQPVNRISA is encoded by the coding sequence GTGGAAAAAGTATACGACTACATCATAGTGGGTGGCGGTATTATTGGTATCTCAACGGCCTGGCAACTTCAGCAACGAAATCCTGACAAAACCATTCTGGTTCTGGAAAAAGAAAACGGCCTGTCACAGCATCAGACCGGTCATAACAGCGGAGTCATACATGCCGGTGTTTACTATGCCCCGGGCAGCCTCAAGGCCGAATTCTGTAAGGCAGGCGTTGATGCCACCATTAATTTTTGTAAAAAGCATGATATTCCGGTGGAAAACTGTGGCAAGCTGCTGGTAGCCACCAATCTCCTGGAAATGGAACGCATGCAGGCACTGTATGAACGCTGTACTGCTAATGCTATTGAAGTAGAACTGCTGACTGCTGAACAGCTAAAAGAGGCTGAAGCGAATATTGTTGGCCTGGGGGCTATTCGGGTTAAAACGACCAGCATCGTTAACTATCGACGGGTTACCGAAAAAATGGCTGAGGAGTTTGTCGACGCGGGTGGTGAACTCAGTATGCAGACGGAAGTTACTGGTATTACGGAATCGCCTTTGACCGTTACAGTTCAGGCCCTTCGCAGAGGTCAGCCAGTTAGCTTTAAAAGTCATTTTCTGGTGTCCTGTTCCGGCTTGATGGCAGATCGTGTGACAAAGATGCTGGGCATTGAAACCGATTTTCAGATCATTCCCTACCGTGGTGAATATTACCGCTTGTCAGCCAAACATAATCAGGTCGTTAACCATCTGATCTATCCGATTCCTGATCCTGAGCTACCTTTTCTGGGAGTTCACCTCACCCGGATGATTGATGGCTCGGTAACTGTTGGTCCAAATGCCGTTCAAGGCTGGAAACGGGAAGGTTATGGAAAAATTAATATCGACCTTAAGGATATCTGGGACATGCTGCGCTTTCCCGGCTTCTGGAAAGCGACATTGGCCAACCTGAAAAAAGGCCTGATTGAAACCAGAAATTCCTGGTGGAAACCGGGCTACCTGAAACTGGTCAACAAATATTGTCCAATGATCAGGTTGGAAGATCTGGAACCTTATCCAGCAGGGATTCGTGCTCAGGCTGTGTTGAAAGACGGTACACTGATTCACGATTTTCTGTTCGCAGAAAGCAAACGCAGCTTACATGTCTGTAACGCACCATCGCCGGCGGCTACTTCTGCAATACCTATAGGAAACCATATCTGTGACAAGATCGATGAAAGGCAGCCTGTGAATCGTATAAGCGCCTGA
- a CDS encoding aspartate aminotransferase family protein: MSKTSGYDAFWMPFTANRDFKANPRIINRAEGMYLYSDDKRQLLDATAGLWCVNAGHGRKEIGEAMSRQVAELDYTSPFNFGHDIGFEFAERLVQFTPKGLDKVFFTNSGSEAVETALKIALAYQQARGKKGKFKLIGRELGYHGVNFGGISVGGLTTNRKGFGPLLPVDHLDHTLDVTNNAFSKGLPENGVEKAEQLERLIKFHGSDSIAAVIVEPVAGAGGVIMPPKGYLRRLRDICDQHDILLIFDEVITGWGRLGANFAAEAFDVLPDLMTSAKGITSGVVPLGAVFAKDEIYNTINDAAADGSVEFFHGYTCSGHPVACAAGLATLDIYEKEGLLTRGSGDIGTYWQEALHSLKELPGIVDIRNYGLIGAVQFAQQDNGKPIGFDILKKCYAKGVMVRSMENTIALSPPLIIEKQHIDQIVSTLSEVARDIW, encoded by the coding sequence ATGAGTAAAACATCTGGCTATGACGCTTTCTGGATGCCTTTCACCGCTAACCGTGACTTTAAGGCAAACCCGAGAATCATTAACCGCGCCGAAGGCATGTATCTGTACAGTGACGACAAACGACAATTGCTGGACGCTACAGCGGGGCTCTGGTGTGTTAATGCCGGTCATGGCCGGAAAGAGATTGGCGAAGCCATGTCTCGCCAGGTAGCTGAGCTGGATTACACCTCGCCTTTCAATTTTGGTCATGATATCGGTTTTGAGTTTGCTGAACGTCTGGTGCAGTTTACTCCCAAAGGACTGGACAAAGTATTTTTCACCAATTCTGGTTCCGAAGCGGTCGAAACGGCTCTGAAGATTGCCCTGGCTTATCAGCAGGCTCGTGGCAAAAAAGGCAAATTCAAGCTTATTGGGCGCGAGCTGGGTTACCATGGCGTGAATTTTGGTGGTATCTCAGTAGGTGGGCTGACTACCAACCGTAAGGGCTTTGGTCCTTTACTGCCTGTAGACCACCTTGATCACACTCTCGATGTAACCAATAACGCTTTCAGCAAAGGTCTGCCAGAAAATGGGGTTGAAAAAGCCGAACAGCTGGAACGACTGATTAAATTCCACGGCAGTGACAGTATAGCGGCTGTTATTGTTGAACCGGTAGCAGGTGCAGGCGGCGTCATCATGCCTCCAAAAGGTTACCTGCGTCGCTTGCGTGATATCTGTGATCAACACGATATCCTGCTGATTTTTGATGAAGTCATTACCGGCTGGGGACGACTTGGTGCCAACTTTGCTGCTGAAGCTTTTGATGTTCTGCCGGATCTTATGACTTCAGCGAAAGGTATTACCAGTGGTGTAGTACCCCTTGGGGCTGTATTTGCCAAAGATGAAATTTACAACACGATTAATGACGCAGCGGCTGATGGTTCGGTGGAGTTCTTCCATGGTTACACCTGTTCGGGTCACCCGGTTGCCTGTGCTGCAGGACTGGCGACACTGGATATCTATGAAAAAGAAGGCCTGCTCACCCGGGGCAGTGGTGATATCGGGACTTACTGGCAGGAAGCGCTGCACTCATTAAAAGAGCTCCCGGGCATTGTTGATATTCGTAACTACGGTCTGATCGGGGCTGTTCAGTTTGCTCAGCAGGATAATGGTAAGCCTATCGGTTTTGATATCCTCAAAAAGTGTTACGCAAAAGGTGTAATGGTGAGAAGTATGGAGAACACTATTGCTTTATCTCCTCCGCTGATTATTGAAAAGCAGCATATTGACCAGATAGTCTCCACTCTTTCCGAGGTGGCCAGAGACATCTGGTAA
- a CDS encoding LysR family transcriptional regulator, which yields MDIKRLYYFTILADTGSFTRAAQQLGIAQSALSISMKKLEDQLELKLINRLERRMSLTTDGDVLLKHARCILENVEQAEKELQELKGLSSGVINFGVSAMLGSYFLPDALALFKQTYPGIQVNIHEAGTATLEKMLLEGQLDLALIRTDRPHEQIRSISLLQEEIVACIPEHHPFVSRQHITLSEFCQQPLVLFREGYFLREAVSCYCRQNQIEPNIQFETNLTELLKSLVKKEVGISTCLSLILNEQEPLTTVSFDPAISLELGLGWKSSHYLSSAASAFVKFLQAEVGKV from the coding sequence ATGGATATTAAACGACTGTATTACTTTACTATCCTGGCAGACACAGGAAGCTTTACCCGTGCTGCTCAGCAATTAGGCATTGCTCAGTCAGCACTGAGTATCAGCATGAAAAAGCTGGAAGATCAGCTGGAGTTGAAGTTGATTAACCGCCTTGAGCGCCGTATGAGTTTAACAACTGACGGTGACGTGCTGCTGAAACATGCGCGCTGCATTCTGGAGAATGTTGAACAGGCAGAAAAAGAACTGCAGGAACTGAAGGGACTAAGTTCCGGCGTTATCAACTTTGGTGTTTCTGCTATGCTGGGCTCTTATTTCCTGCCTGATGCCCTGGCCCTGTTTAAACAGACGTATCCGGGCATTCAGGTCAATATTCATGAAGCCGGTACAGCGACACTGGAAAAAATGCTGTTGGAAGGTCAGCTGGATCTGGCTTTGATTCGAACTGACCGCCCTCATGAACAAATTCGCTCCATTAGCCTGCTGCAAGAAGAAATCGTTGCCTGTATACCTGAGCATCATCCATTTGTCAGCAGGCAGCACATTACGCTTTCCGAGTTCTGTCAACAGCCATTAGTCCTGTTCCGTGAAGGTTACTTTCTTCGTGAAGCCGTCAGCTGTTATTGCCGTCAGAATCAAATTGAGCCGAATATTCAGTTTGAAACCAATCTTACCGAGCTGCTGAAATCACTGGTTAAAAAAGAGGTGGGGATCAGTACCTGTTTGTCGTTGATTCTCAACGAGCAGGAACCTCTGACAACTGTCTCATTTGATCCTGCTATTTCACTGGAGCTGGGTCTCGGCTGGAAATCCAGTCATTATCTGTCCAGTGCAGCCAGCGCATTTGTGAAGTTTTTACAGGCGGAGGTAGGGAAAGTTTGA